The following proteins are co-located in the Anser cygnoides isolate HZ-2024a breed goose chromosome 2, Taihu_goose_T2T_genome, whole genome shotgun sequence genome:
- the XRCC2 gene encoding DNA repair protein XRCC2, with protein MGDALRRAESGTQLLARLEGRSSLKNLEPCLFAEEGSPVHGDVIEFHGPEGTGKTEMLYHLVARCIIPKSGGGLEVEVMFIDTDYHFDVLRLVTILEHRLVQSTEEMIKQCLGRLFLVNCSSSTQLLLTLYSLENMFCTHPSLCLLIVDSISAFYWIDRSNGGESLNLQEMNLKKCANFLEKLVREHHLALFATTQTIMQKSTSSAESFFPLKLQHEFDTDYRPYLCKSWQQMVTHRIFFSKQFNSGNSKGFTVISCHLKKNNVVKRSFSIAECGVQF; from the exons ATGGGTGACGCGCTGCGGAGGGCGGAGTCGGGCACTCAG ctacttGCACGCCTTGAGGGCAGAAGTTCTCTGAAAAATCTTGAACCTTGTCTGTTTGCTGAAGAAGGATCTCCCGTTCATG GAGATGTCATTGAATTCCACGGTCCAGAAGGaacaggaaaaactgaaatgctCTACCACCTGGTAGCCCGCTGCATCATTCCAAAGTCAGGAGGAGGACTGGAAGTAGAAGTCATGTTCATTGATACAGACTACCATTTCGATGTGCTTCGTCTAGTGACCATTCTTGAGCACAGATTGGTGCAAAGCACAGAGGAAATGATAAAGCAGTGCCTGGGAAGGCTATTTCTTGTGAACTGTAGTAGCAGCACCCAGTTACTTCTCACTCTTTACTCTCtagaaaacatgttttgcaCTCAcccctctctctgccttttgATTGTAGATAGCATATCGGCTTTTTATTGGATAGACAGAAGCAACGGAGGGGAGAGTCTTAACTTGCAGGAGATGAATCTGAAGAAATGTGCTAACTTTCTTGAAAAGCTTGTGAGGGAGCACCACTTAGCCCTGTTTGCAACAACGCAGACAATTATGCAGAAATCTAcaagctctgcagaaagcttttttcctttaaaacttcAGCATGAATTTGATACAGACTATAGGCCTTATCTCTGTAAATCATGGCAACAAATGGTAACCCACAGGATATTTTTCTCCAAGCAATTTAATTCTGGCAACAGCAAAGGTTTTACAGTCATTTCTTGCCACctcaaaaaaaacaatgttgtaAAACGTTCATTTAGTATTGCAGAATGCGGtgttcagttttaa